A window of the Lolium perenne isolate Kyuss_39 chromosome 7, Kyuss_2.0, whole genome shotgun sequence genome harbors these coding sequences:
- the LOC127311520 gene encoding calcium-dependent protein kinase 26, whose protein sequence is MAADEKYNSYKAPGLRDAMLEAAHVSCLGDRYRLGDQLGWGQFGVIRSCADLVTGEALACKSIAKGRLVCPDDVRGVRLEIEVMARLSGHPNVVDLKAVYEDEESVHLVMELCAGGELFHRLQERGCFPEHEAAALFRYLMEVVAHCHSKGIVHRDLKPENILLVSNSPSSAIKLADFGLATYTQPGQRLSGTVGSPFYIAPEVLAGGYNEAADVWSSGVILYILLSGIPPFWGKTKSKIFECIRSTELRFPSDPWDRVSDSAKELITGMLRRDPRQRLTAEQVLGHSWIQEHADDSRESCGHCHEVGLRREEPGSCSFSTPLASCSRDVSFNTGGPITCQNLSEEPCSPTFACRSSFSVFAAASAPPASCAVSGFSFGDSPEPRKNPVFPLPVMSMPSFSFFCGLGSDETGPSAASASDDKGAPCDNATTASSSSALKRTAEASLRGVVIRANPSSRGPIGGDRRNHTIGASEREHHLDAMVTESVIRWASCTHLSTTLSLRASLVC, encoded by the exons ATGGCCGCTGACGAGAAGTACAACTCGTACAAGGCGCCGGGCCTACGGGACGCCATGCTGGAGGCGGCGCACGTCTCGTGCCTCGGGGACCGCTACCGGCTGGGCGACCAGCTGGGGTGGGGCCAGTTCGGCGTCATCCGGTCCTGCGCCGACCTGGTCACCGGCGAGGCGCTGGCCTGCAAGTCCATCGCCAAGGGCCGGCTCGTGTGCCCCGACGACGTGCGGGGCGTCCGGCTCGAGATCGAGGTCATGGCGCGCCTCTCGGGCCACCCCAACGTCGTCGACCTCAAGGCGGTGTACGAGGACGAGGAGTCCGTGCACCTCGTCATGGAGCTCTGCGCCGGCGGGGAGCTCTTCCACCGCCTCCAGGAGCGCGGCTGCTTCCCGGAGCACGAGGCCGCCGCGCTCTTCAGGTACCTCATGGAGGTCGTCGCGCACTGCCACAGCAAAGGCATCGTGCACCGGGACCTCAAGCCGGAGAACATCCTCCTTGTCAGCAACTCGCCTTCCTCGGCGATCAAACTCGCTGACTTTGGCCTCGCCACCTACACCCAGCCCG GTCAAAGATTGAGCGGCACCGTGGGAAGCCCGTTTTACATCGCGCCGGAGGTCCTTGCTGGTGGGTACAATGAGGCTGCCGATGTCTGGAGCTCCGGGGTTATACTCTACATCCTCCTCAGTGGAATCCCACCATTCTGGGGGAAGACCAAGTCCAAGATTTTCGAGTGTATCAGGTCGACAGAGCTGCGGTTCCCTTCTGATCCCTGGGACAGGGTTTCCGATTCAGCAAAGGAGCTCATCACCGGGATGCTGCGGCGTGATCCTAGACAAAGGCTCACAGCCGAGCAAGTTCTAG GGCATTCCTGGATACAAGAACACGCTGATGATTCGAGAGAATCCTGCGGCCATTGCCATGAGGTTGGCCTCCGGAGGGAGGAACCCGGCTCATGCTCCTTCTCCACACCCCTGGCGTCATGCAGCCGTGACGTGAGCTTCAACACCGGTGGCCCGATCACCTGCCAGAACCTGTCGGAAGAACCCTGCTCTCCCACATTCGCGTGCAGATCTTCCTTCTCCGTGTTTGCCGCCGCAAGTGCTCCACCTGCTTCTTGCGCAGTCTCTGGGTTCTCATTCGGTGACAGCCCAGAACCCAGGAAGAATCCTGTGTTCCCATTACCTGTCATGTCGATGCCAAGCTTTTCATTCTTCTGTGGGCTAGGATCCGACGAGACAGGGCCATCGGCGGCGTCAGCCTCAGACGACAAGGGAGCTCCTTGCGACAATGCGACCACAGCCTCTTCTTCATCGGCTTTGAAGAGGACGGCAGAGGCGTCCCTGAGAGGGGTAGTGATAAGGGCAAACCCGTCGTCGCGAGGCCCCATAGGCGGTGACAGGAGGAACCACACTATTGGCGCCAGCGAGCGGGAGCACCACCTGGACGCAATGGTCACTGAGTCGGTTATACGGTGGGCGTCGTGCACGCACCTGTCCACCACGCTCTCACTCCGGGCCTCGCTGGTTTGCTAG